The Pangasianodon hypophthalmus isolate fPanHyp1 chromosome 14, fPanHyp1.pri, whole genome shotgun sequence nucleotide sequence taAAATGCAGACAATACACTGATCTTTATCATTCGTGCTTGTttgtgcttgtgtatgtgtgtgtactatacTGTATGGACATTTATGTAtacgtgtgtctgtgtgtgatatcAAGGCACTATAGGGAGCTGTCTACAGATGTTCTCCACCATGCCCTTCCTCTTCTGTAATGGGGGAAACATCTGTCGCTATGCCTCCCGAAACGACTACTCCTACTGGCTGTCCACTGACGCACAAATGCCCAGTGACGTGCCGTTTGTCTCAGATGATTCACTGGAGCAGTATGTTAGCAGGTACGCTCAGAACACACAGAGAATCTGACAAACACTCATTTATACTGTAAAGACAGAtgactcactcattcactcagtcactcaaaCAAACAAGCTCTCAAATGagcacttactcactcactgactcactcactgactcactcactgattcactcactgatCCAAACAagcattcactcattcactcactcacccaaacaacattcactcattcactcactcaaacAAGCTCTCAAACGagcactgactcactcactgactcactcactgactcactcaatGACTCACTCAATGACTCACTCAATGACTCACTCAATGACTCACTCATCCAAACAAGCCCTTAAAAAAGCATTCACTTACTCAATgtctcattcactcatttaccCAATTACTCAAACAGGCATttactcattctctcactcactcacccaaacaaacactcaaacaagcactcacatactcactcacccattcactcactcattcaaacattcactaactcactcacttactcactcattcacccaaaacaaacacttacttacacactcactcattcacattcaTCTTCTCAATCAGACaatcattcactcagtcactggcTCACTGATTTACatactcactcattcacacaaacaAGCTCTCAAACAAGcattaactcactcactcactctctcactcattctctcacccAAACTAGCATATAaacaatcactcactcactcattcacttactcccccactcactcattcattcacccaAACAAACACTCAAACACTAACTCAATCACttgcactctcactctcacattcATCCTGTCACTCACTGACATAcccactcacactctcactcttattcactcacactcattcacactcactcatactcagtcgttcactcagtcactgactcattcacttACATGCTCTCTCATTCCCTAAGACtttcactcgctcactcactcactcattctctgactcaatcattcactcattctctgacacactcactcacttgttCATTCTTTaacactttcactcactcactcactcgctcattcTCTGACACACTCACTTGTCTGGGAAGTTGAGGGCGAGCACATGCTTGCTGAATGCAGTTAGAGGAGACATAAACGTCATTCTTCTGTATATATAAGCTCACAGATATGAACGATTGTCAGTGACTGACAGAAAGGAATAATACTATTCTATTAATCCTATCCAAtgcttaatctctctctctctctctctctctctctctttccaggTGTTCAGTATGTGAGGCTCCAGGGAACGTGATAGCATTACACAGTCAGACCAGTGTGGCCCCATCATGCCCCATCGGATGGCAGCCTTTGTGGCAAGGCTACTCTTTTGTCATGGTAACAATCACAAGCCATTActgaaagaaatatatatttatttatttcccatttTAACTGAAAACATCGCAGATGATTCAACCTTATTTCATAAACAGATATTTTAGTAATGTTGTAGAATTTCTTGTAAATAATCATGCATGAAATTGGAACACAGCTTAAATTTGCCCCTCGACTTTAATATATCCATTTTAAACTTTTCATTTGTTGAGTTTGAAcagttttcagtttatttagaAGAACAGGAAGAACAATGTTCATCGCTCAAGTGTAGTTCCATACTtaagacttgtagaatctataaTGATACTTTAGGctgacttttcctttaatttgtcacctgtctgtatgtatagtcagcacacacaaacacaaagatgGTCAAATAATGATGGTTTGAATAAATAGAATATTTTTCACAATGTAACAtgtaaatttatttctgaattgaACCATACGTTTTtaataagttgtttttttttacttaaaacaaGCATTAAAACATTCAATTAACAAgccttaaattaaattaaaactggtTGAGGAGATCCAAAACTTAAAGTTGCTGCTTTATCTCAGACTGTTACGACGCatcgacactggagactccttctacaAATGCTAATTACACATCTTCTCTTAAAACATTTCACTAAATTCCTAAATTTTATGGTTTTAACTTGTAAACTATCCAAGTTACTATTAGAAAGTACTAGAACTAGAAGTGCTAGTTAATATAATAgctaatataaacctctgatttgcagctgcacgattgtcAGAGTggctgtcatagaaaattaatcaacaccttctgaccaatcagaatcgagcattcaacagcagtgtttttTATACACATACTTGTGTGTTTACTTGTGTGTCAATAGCAAACAGGTGTGGGTTCGGAGGGCTCGGGACAGCCCCTGTCCTCTCCTGGCTCTTGTTTAGAGAATTTCCAGAAGATTCCCTTTATCGAGTGTCATGGCCGTGGCACTTGTAACTACTACTCAAATTCCTACAGCTACTGGCTGGCTGGACTGGATCCTAGCCAGATGTTCAGGTATTTGTCCCAGATGTCTACTTTGAGAATAAGTTACATTTGTGAAGGTggatattaaaaagaaaagatgtcTACCTGAAACAGAAGTGGAAATGTCTTCAGAAGGTTTAATCCATTAAAGAATTTAGAGCTTAGTGACATTATATAATAAGTACGTTGCATTTTCCCAACCACATGCCTGAAAGcaaaggtgtgtttgtgttttgtttctcagtAAACCATCCCCACAGACAGTAAAAGAAGGCTATCCAAGCATCATCAGCCGCTGTCAGGTGTGCATGAAGGAGCACTTGTCTTGTAATCAGACATCCTGAACTTCAGAGACCTTTTATTCAGCTGAGATGGAGATTTTTGGAGATTTTTGGAAACGGACATCTTTGTTTCCATCCCATGCTAGATCTTCAAGAAGGTTCTTGAAGGATGGAAAACAAACGTAGAACTCATGGACTAATTCACGACATTTTTTGGGAACTTTCTAAACGCAGCAATTGAACTAATGACCCatatgtatgcatatttaaatttctttttttatatttaaatttcaaGCGAGAagagaggataaaaaaaaaaggcaaagataAACAGGAAATTGGTGCAACAAAAGTCACCAGAGATTCACTGAGAAGAAGGCTAGAACTCTAAGCAGCAAGGCGCTTAGATGAACTAGCAATTAGGGCAGGGAACACAGGACTTAAATACACAAGGAGACAATCAGACACAGGTGAACCACATCAGGGCGGGGCCGTAGTCACACAGGAAGAAAACAGGAGGTGAAGCTATCTGTAATGAGAACAGAGGTGAgaactttcaaaataaaagtaaggcTGAAACTAACTTGACCTTAGGCAGCAGATGTGACaaagtacactatatgtccaaaagtatgtggacacctgaacatcacaccaacGTGCGCTTGTCGAACGTCCCATTTCAAACTCACagatgagctgttactatagaaaccgtaACGTCATTGTACGAACaagttaatataaacctgtgatctgaattacagcCTGGGACTaatgtcagatctgctgttgtaggaaatgaatcaacaccttctgaccaatcagagtggagAATTCAGAGACAtgagagatgtgtgtagagtttttagAGCATTTATTGTTACGGTGTTGTTAGATATTGTGCACTGTTGTCGTACCGTGTACAGACACGACAGCGACAGGGAAAATAAAGTTTACAAAGTTCATGTTTCAGGGTGGAATTTAAAGGAAAGCTGTACTCTGAAACACGTTAAATATGTTTTGTACTGAGAaatttctgatgtgtttagtgaaTGAGGTGCTAGTTTGTTGGatggtgctgtatttttcttGATCCTTTGAGAAGCAGAAGCATAAACGCAGAATTGCATTACTAAATCCACTGAGGATCAGACGTTAATTATAAAGTTTACTacgcaagtcattcagggtggatttagCCTGTAAGATAAGATACAATGTGAGCTTAAGTTTGTGTGTACTTAGCAAAATAGACTTCACTAACAAGCAAAAAGACTAGTGATAAGGTATTAATAGCAGTGTATAGTTTTAAAGCAATAACTCTGCAAGTTTATCCTGAATTCATCCcttttacatttaatacaaaaataatgttgtATGCTACTGCTAATAAAAATAGCTACTGTGTTTATAAAGACAGACAATATCCTTTGTACAAGTTTgttagccattttttttaaaatatgtttttacagAGCTTTTGTGTATATGATGTTGTGtatgatttaatgattttttactcatttatatATCAAATGTTGTAGTTTTGTAATATCTTTATGTTCTATATATCTTTatgttcttttgttgttttttattatttttattttttagttataaatgtataatttttaaaacaaatacattaattaataaataaataaaataaagtttatcaAATTAATTTTCAAGTCAATTCAttttagtaaataaattaactaaaattcttatttactttttatccatgtgAACACAAGATGACAGTACAGAGCTACTTGAACAGCAGATGATCTCGGGCATGGGGAAATCaaaattaaatactttaaaccGTGGTCCTGAATGGAAtgaattatatttgtatatttaacagCTTTGCTTTCATGTTTATCGGATGGAAAATTGGACAtttatggaaaatatttcacatattaACAGAAACGTAACATAACTGCATTAttcttaattaaatatatatttgagaTCACAATTCTCAAATAAGATTCTGTGACGCACCGATTTTATTCAGCAGAATGTGCATGTGATTATAGAATTTTAACTGCTATTTAACTTCAGAACAattaaagtacatttatttgcaaacaatattgcaaaaaaaaaattgggggtgtttttttttttctctttttttttcttatatcagGAATAGTGGCACTTTTTCCAAGCTGCATTGAATAATGAGATTTTTAATCCAATTTATTTAATACGAAGTATATTTGTGTAGCATGTAGCGTAGACATGAATCAAACAACACATTACAATATTATTGAGAATAATATACACTAGAAAttggtttatttaaatttattgtagtgttttaatttgcatgttttttctAGTATTTTACAAGTACACTGGAAATCAGTCTTTAGGTCCTTGATTCATACGAGGGCCATGAAACAAGAAGGACAaagaagagattttttttaatcaagccAAGACTAGAGGTGTGAACACTGTAACAAGAAAAATCCCAGCAggcagaaagtaaaaaaaacatgctttcaCCACAGAAACTCTAGGATATGTTTGATGGATCGATGCTAACAGCGTGAATGGTAAACACTGGGTAGTGGCTGAGTGTAAAACTTTTACAACTGTTACAATATTAGCAAAAAGtgtctgatctgtctgatctgCAGTCTGATCTACAGTCTGGTGAATATCCATATCATGCTGTAAGCAATAATAAACAGTGTAGAACTGCACTGAAATATATTTGAAGATATAACTGTAGtgaaacttttattattatattttattacataaaagtaaaatatcaaataaatgaaacaactgtggtggaaaATTCGGCCTAAATTGGAACatgctatattaaaaaaaaaaaaattatagaaaacATTAACAGACAGCACATCTACTCCGCACTGTTGatgtagaaatatatataaaaaaaattaatttcaaaatttcactttaatttcctacatgcagatttttttaaatttttgctaGCATGTACACTGACAAGTTGCAGGCATTAGCAGTATGTTGGTTCCAGTGAATGTCGTTTTGGAGAGACgacaaaaattattaaaaattatttcaaatttcttttccaaatgtgcaccaagcaaaaaaaaaaaaaaaaaaagccaaatatcTGGTGTAAGCGctacttaataaataaatagtgaagGAGTTCCTGAAGAAGGCGATGTGAGGTCACTTGACTTCATTGTAAGAGAAACTCACGATCTCCTCTTAAATcctatatttaattatatattttatatattatgaatatcaGTCTAACTGTGAATACGGGTTCTGTGTGCTCACATTGAAACGAAATGAAATCTGCGCCCTTTCAAAAACACCTCCTAACTGTTTGAAAAGCCGagtcaagaaataaaaaatctcaCCTTTTACACCTTTTAAATGTCCATTTGGGAAGCCATGAATTagtggtttatttttttcccttttttttttttaccaaccaAAGAGCCCACAGTTccatcttcttggtttcttgGTCTCCAAGACACTTAAGATGTACTGTAGGATTTGTTTCTTTCAAAACGtctgttcattttgtttctaCACATCAtgatattaaaacatatttctcATTGGCTGAAGTCCAAAATGCATTCGTACTCTCTATAGAGTGCAACACCTTCAGCACCAGCTAAGGAATAACGTACGTCTAGTTTTAGCACATTAGGTCAAATCAGAGGTCAGCTCAGCCGCACCGTTTTTCCTAATTCCTGTTCCTCGATGCACTCCAAACTTCCAGCTCATCAACAATCCACGCACCATCTGTACGAAAtaagctatataaataaaaagtttgacTGATTATGACTTGATTGAGGCAGAATACTGGAACATGTCAGTCAGCCAAGCAGAGTTacaaatcctttttttaaattcaacatACAGGAAAAAATACCAAGAGGCTTTCAGTAAGAATCCATTAAGGCTGAGTTTGTGAAGCTTTTATCATTAATTAGACCACTGCGTGCGTTCTGGAGAGACAAAGGCAGACACGGCAACATTTCTCGGTTGTATTTGCCTTAGATTAGCTGAGAGGACCTGAGTCCATTCACGCAAATTGTTTTATTGTCCTCGTCATTGTAAAGTCAATACTCTTTCACTCACGTAATCTTAACAAAAGCGTGCATCATTGCCGTGAACAAAGAAAATCGTCGAGGTTTTATGACATCGCATTCCGGCTTCGCCCGGCAACCAGGCAGCTGTCAGTCATCCAGCACCGTGGAGGGCGAGTTTAAAAAGAGCGCTGCAGAGTTCCAAGCTCCCAGAACCCAACCTTCAGAGCTCTTTACTGCACAATCGGAACTCTCCAGAAGCCTAGCTCAACACCCGAGACGAAGATGAGGATgcttgtgttgcagtgttgtcTGACCCTGCTGGGTTTGTCTCTGGTGCTGTGCAGCAATGGCGTCTCTTCTCAGCCGGACCTGGATCTGCAACACCGCAGACTTCTGCAAAGAGTTCATGCCCTTGGCGTGGCTGCACAGGTTAGGCTGCACGaacactgacacaaaaaaacaccattatATTCAAATATGGACCTACACGCTTGCGAATACTTGTGGCGATAGGATGCCTAGCCTTACCTTCATTACTAATCACGTATTACCGGTGGTGTGTTATTACACACGTATGTCGTAGCGAAAGTAATCAAGGATGATATGATGTAACTTTACACTTGGGCTTTTATATGACAGTTTGAACGATGGACATTGTCGCAAGGCAACTTCTCAGAAGATGTAGATCCTTATTGagaaagccagaggcaacagcgGCAAGGAAATGATGAAACTTCGATTATAAATCTTTACTCGTCTACAGTAGTACGTGTGTTTACAGGATGATCAGTATGAGCAGATGAGCAtgagagtcctgggatgagcacaagCAAGTCTttctgattacagcagcagttcttatgTACAAGTTTACAGTATCTGAGTGAAAGTTTCCACTGAAACAAGGGTCAGACTTGGGAATAATCtgttttttgggaagtgcagatCTTTAGGGACTGTGCACAAAGTGATAGTCCCTAAAGTCCCTGATCACGATGAATCAGGCAGATTGAGAGGACGAGAGGCGTGCATGTAGTgaacagagtgagagaacagTTTATTTAGGAAAGCTATTATCCTGCAGTGGTTTAAAATAGTGTACGCTATGATTAGcacaagcagggactctgggaGCTCTAGCATATCTTATAGCTAAATCATACAAAGCCCAATCATTTCCTCTCCCAAATAGTTCCCTTGATTTTACATTCTCATGCAGACTCTGGCTTTACGGGGTAAAATGAGGTGCCACTCGTTTCGTTAGCCGAGTATTATATTAGCAGGAATAcgtatgaaaatgaaaactgcACTGAAAGACATTTGCTGTCAGTCATTTCAGCCTGGGAAAGGGCCGATCGTGACAAGCACGGCTGAGACATCAGTCAACTTCCACTTGCCTTCTCAGTCTATTTAGGCATGTTTCCTGCAATACTCATTTTcaaaagaaggaaaatataGATTCCTAAGATATGTTTCATTAGCATCATCTTTCCAGGACTCTCACTCTTTCCCCAAATCTCTAACCTCTATCCTCAAACTATCTGTCTTCTCTATCCTGTCTTGCCTTACAGGAGTGGACTAAGAATGATCTGAAGGACATTCTAACTCAGCTCACCTTGCCAGACTCAGAGATTCAGGAGAGCGACATTTCCACTCTGGGGACAAAACAAGATCTCACAGTGGAATTAGAGCGATCAGCAGAAGACCCCAACAGCCTCCCGCCTCGAGAGCGAAAAGCAGGCTGCAAGAACTTCTACTGGAAAGGATTCACTTCCTGCTGAGCTCCTGCCTCTCTAGTCACATGACCCAACACTGGCCACTCCTGAGTCACTGCTGCTAAATGTCCCCGCCCTCACCTGGGACTCACCAGTGAGGTCAAATCAGTAGCTGATTTCTATCAATTAATCATATCAATCAGCTTCAATTGTAactttgtaatttgtaaaaataaagactaatgcttcatttgattttaaattgtgtgtatatgtgtgtaagtgtgaaaCGTGACACAATACGTAGCAACCTCAGTCAGGACAGAAAGCAAAGACACACAGTTTCAGAGGTGCCAACACTTATGATTTTTAACCCCTTGCTAACAGCCAGTTCACTGAAAGGGAACTTCACGTCGACTTTGTGAATTCACAAGCCTTGTTATCGTGAGACGAGAAATCATGTGGCTGTGATTGTGGTCTCTGCTAATTACTAACTAGCTCCACTTTGGACATTTGCATCCcttcaatttttttctgtttcttgcggatttgaaagaaataaaatagccATCTCACTCCCAGACATACGCtggggtttcttttttttttctctgccagCTAGACTTTTCTTGctagcaatgttggcacctctgtagTAATGGACACTTTGAATTAACACACATATTCCAATATAAGATGGACTTCAGAGGTATAGATCACATGAAATAAGGGAAGCCCTGTGacatagcatgagcagcagctcgAAAAGACGTGGTGGCTGGCTTTGTGTGTCTCAGAGAAAGCTAGTTTTCACTCTCCCTGGTTGTTAGCTGTCGTGAGAAaggggagagctagctagtgcCTGGGAATTGCCACATTACCAAATTGGGGaaaacaccaccaacaccagcaacaacaacaacaacaacaacaatacagGATACCAGTATTCCAGTgcggtgcttggacccctaaaaaaagagaggggaaaaaaagagataaaatagGCAAAATACTAAACTAAACATTGCTGTGCCTCTGTGTACTAATTCgtgaataaaaatagaaatgtgttgctgtctaaaaaaaaaaaatgacctgcTTTACCTCCCTAAAAGTCACTATTTTGACACTTAGCTACTTAATTCAACCTGTGGTTTAAGAGCACCAGGATCataaagcgtgtgtgtgtgtgtgtgtgtgtgtgtacatgtggtGATTACAGCCACTTTCAATCTGATTAGTGGAAACTGTTGGACATGAGAGACTGATCTCCTGCCTTAAAAACAGCAcggagagaggaaggaaggtGACTCGcaagatggaaaaagaaagacagagtaaGAGACGGAGGATAGTTAGCATCGATGGTCATCCATAGCAACGTCTCGTCGTGTTAGCAGACGTGGTAATGGACCCTGAAAACTGAGCACGAGCGTGGTGTGtggacacacacatcagtctgATGTATTTTTCATTAGTGCGTTATTAGTTTTGAAAGCCGTGCCGGGTTTTGGTGCTCCTTCTCCAGAGGCTCACACAGAGACGTGGAAAAGTCTGTTCGTCAGCAgtaattgttatttaattatccTCCTGAAAGCAGCGCAAATATTTAAGTTCATCTGGCCTGTTTGATTAACAAGCTTGAGGAGAGACTTTGTCAGGCATTAAAAATCACTTTCCACTGGGTTGTTTACAAAGAAGAGGTTTTTATCTTTCTCAACTAtatacgtgcgtgtgtgtgtgtgtgtgtgtgtgtgtgtgtgtaggttaaaCAATCCAGAGGTGGCTTAACGGATCTGAACTAGCAATTTAATAGGCTGTGAGTTTAATTCCTGCCAGAAACATCACTTTTTCCAGATCAAGTCCAGTTGCATAAAATTCTTTGCTTTGAAAGCTCCAAATAATCAACTAA carries:
- the sst1.2 gene encoding somatostatin 1.2; amino-acid sequence: MRMLVLQCCLTLLGLSLVLCSNGVSSQPDLDLQHRRLLQRVHALGVAAQEWTKNDLKDILTQLTLPDSEIQESDISTLGTKQDLTVELERSAEDPNSLPPRERKAGCKNFYWKGFTSC